Proteins found in one Methylobacterium sp. CB376 genomic segment:
- a CDS encoding APC family permease, whose protein sequence is MTEPPTASRPAATITTLAATSIVVADMVGVGVFTSLGFQVKDISSGFGLLLLWVIGGAVALCGAFCYAELAAMFPRSSGEYNFLTRCYGPALGFQAGWLSATVGFSAPVALAAMAFGQYARAILPEAPPLLLGLGVVWAVAAVHLRGARHSTAFQVGFTLLKLALILAFILAGFARGGGQPISFAPSQLDPAEVLSASFAVSLVFVMYAYSGWNAATYIVGEIREPQRSLPRALLLGTGTVILLYVALNAVFLSTTPVAELAGQIDVALIAGRHIFGEEGGRVVGALICAGLIPTIGAMTWIGPRVTVAMGEDFAPLAPLARRSAGGVPRAAIVLQAGIASLLLLTRSFEAVLDFVQVCLLLCSFLTVLGLVRLRIVRPDLTRPYRAWGYPVTPAIFLGVTLFMMIHLLAVRPLESLAGLLMMLAGLLLFGLAAAQPQGDARKALSQ, encoded by the coding sequence ATGACTGAGCCTCCCACAGCATCCCGGCCGGCCGCGACGATCACCACCCTGGCCGCCACGAGCATCGTGGTCGCCGACATGGTCGGCGTCGGCGTGTTCACCAGCCTGGGCTTTCAGGTCAAGGACATCTCGTCCGGATTCGGCCTTCTCCTCCTCTGGGTGATCGGGGGCGCCGTCGCCCTGTGCGGGGCGTTCTGCTACGCCGAACTCGCCGCGATGTTCCCGCGCTCGAGCGGGGAGTACAATTTCCTCACCCGCTGCTACGGCCCGGCCCTGGGGTTCCAGGCGGGCTGGCTGTCGGCGACGGTCGGCTTCTCGGCACCGGTCGCGCTCGCGGCCATGGCCTTCGGCCAGTACGCCCGCGCGATCCTGCCCGAGGCCCCGCCGCTCCTCCTCGGCCTCGGCGTCGTCTGGGCGGTCGCGGCGGTGCACCTGCGCGGGGCGCGGCACAGCACGGCCTTCCAGGTCGGCTTCACGCTCCTCAAGCTCGCGCTCATCCTGGCCTTCATCCTGGCCGGCTTCGCGCGGGGCGGCGGGCAGCCGATCAGCTTCGCGCCGAGCCAGCTCGATCCCGCCGAGGTGCTGAGCGCGTCCTTCGCGGTCAGCCTCGTCTTCGTGATGTACGCCTATTCGGGCTGGAACGCCGCCACCTACATCGTGGGCGAGATCCGGGAGCCGCAGCGCAGCCTGCCGCGGGCGCTCCTCCTCGGCACCGGGACGGTGATCCTGCTCTACGTCGCGCTCAACGCCGTCTTCCTCTCCACGACGCCGGTCGCGGAGCTCGCGGGACAGATCGACGTCGCGCTGATCGCGGGCCGGCACATCTTCGGGGAGGAGGGCGGGCGGGTCGTCGGGGCGCTGATCTGCGCCGGCCTGATCCCGACCATCGGCGCCATGACCTGGATCGGGCCGCGGGTCACCGTCGCCATGGGGGAGGATTTCGCGCCCCTCGCGCCGCTGGCGCGGCGCTCCGCCGGCGGCGTGCCCCGGGCCGCGATCGTGCTGCAGGCGGGCATCGCCAGCCTGCTCCTCCTCACCCGGAGCTTCGAGGCCGTCCTCGACTTCGTCCAGGTCTGCCTGCTGCTCTGCTCCTTCCTCACCGTGCTCGGGCTGGTGCGGCTGCGGATCGTGCGGCCCGACCTGACGCGGCCCTACCGGGCCTGGGGCTACCCGGTCACGCCGGCGATCTTCCTCGGCGTGACCCTGTTCATGATGATCCACCTGCTCGCGGTCCGGCCGCTCGAATCCCTCGCGGGCCTGCTGATGATGCTCGCCGGCCTCCTGCTCTTCGGGCTCGCCGCCGCGCAGCCGCAGGGCGACGCACGCAAGGCGCTCTCGCAATGA
- a CDS encoding DUF2252 domain-containing protein: MSGNGVIGAAERESVLERQRTLKMARSAHAYVRGNTLKFYEWLGTLARGTLPEGPPVWICGDCHLGNLGPLADAEGRVEIQIRDLDQTVIGNPTHDLVRLGLSLASAARGSNLPGVVTARMLDEMVRGYALGLAGPAAREGAQEAAQEAAQEPEVVRVVRRRALGRRWKHLARERLKDVEPAIPLGRKFWALEPTEREAIEALFRSEGVRDLVLALNRRSPQAEVRLIDAAYWMKGCSSLGFLRYAALVRIAEPEGRSLALVDLKEAVRAAAPPAPGVRMPEDPAERVVAGARALSPALGERMLPARLLGRPVVLRELLPQDLKLDVDQFSREEAVAAAHYLARVVGRAHGGQMPEADRAAWREEVLRDRRQADGAPSWLWSSVVELAGRHEVGYLEHCRRYAEAA; the protein is encoded by the coding sequence ATGAGCGGGAACGGCGTGATCGGGGCCGCGGAGCGGGAATCGGTGCTGGAGCGGCAGCGGACCCTGAAGATGGCGAGGTCGGCCCACGCCTACGTGCGGGGCAACACCCTGAAATTCTACGAGTGGCTGGGTACCCTCGCGCGCGGCACCCTGCCCGAGGGGCCGCCGGTCTGGATCTGCGGCGACTGCCACCTGGGCAATCTCGGTCCGCTGGCCGATGCGGAGGGCCGGGTCGAGATCCAGATCCGCGACCTCGACCAGACGGTCATCGGCAACCCGACCCACGATCTCGTGCGGCTCGGCCTGTCCCTCGCCAGCGCCGCCCGCGGCTCGAACCTGCCGGGCGTCGTCACGGCGCGGATGCTCGACGAGATGGTCCGCGGCTACGCGCTCGGCCTCGCCGGCCCCGCGGCGCGGGAGGGCGCGCAGGAGGCCGCCCAGGAGGCCGCGCAGGAGCCCGAGGTGGTCAGGGTGGTCCGCCGCCGCGCCCTCGGGCGGCGCTGGAAGCACCTCGCCCGCGAGCGGCTGAAGGATGTCGAGCCGGCGATCCCCCTCGGCCGCAAGTTCTGGGCCCTGGAGCCGACCGAGCGCGAGGCCATCGAGGCGCTCTTCCGCAGCGAGGGCGTGCGCGACCTCGTCCTGGCGCTCAACCGGCGCAGCCCGCAAGCGGAGGTGCGCCTGATCGACGCCGCCTACTGGATGAAGGGCTGCAGCTCGCTCGGCTTCCTGCGCTACGCGGCGCTGGTGCGCATCGCCGAGCCCGAGGGGCGCAGCCTCGCCCTGGTCGACCTGAAGGAGGCCGTGCGGGCCGCCGCGCCGCCGGCGCCCGGCGTTCGGATGCCCGAGGATCCCGCCGAGCGGGTCGTGGCGGGCGCGCGGGCCCTGTCGCCGGCCCTCGGCGAGCGCATGCTGCCGGCCCGGCTCCTCGGCCGCCCGGTCGTGCTGCGCGAACTTCTGCCCCAGGATCTCAAGCTCGACGTGGACCAGTTCAGCCGCGAGGAGGCCGTCGCGGCGGCCCATTACCTCGCCCGCGTGGTCGGCCGGGCGCATGGCGGGCAGATGCCCGAGGCCGACCGCGCGGCGTGGCGGGAGGAGGTGCTGCGCGACCGGCGCCAGGCCGATGGCGCGCCGTCCTGGCTGTGGTCGAGCGTCGTCGAGCTCGCGGGGCGCCACGAGGTCGGCTACCTGGAGCATTGCCGGCGCTATGCCGAGGCCGCCTGA
- a CDS encoding carboxymuconolactone decarboxylase family protein, producing MATVRLWSDGEAEADPRVKAVFDDIRATRGSPFINNFWRGLANQPAVLERIWRSLKQVMAADGALDPLTKELIYIAVSTANGCSYCIHSHTAAARAKGMSEAQHGELLAVIGMASETNALVTAMQIPVDPEFQA from the coding sequence ATGGCGACCGTGAGATTGTGGAGCGACGGCGAGGCCGAGGCCGATCCGCGCGTCAAGGCGGTGTTCGACGACATCCGGGCGACGCGCGGCTCTCCCTTCATCAACAACTTCTGGCGCGGCCTGGCCAACCAGCCCGCGGTGCTGGAGCGCATCTGGAGGAGCCTCAAGCAGGTGATGGCGGCGGACGGCGCCCTCGACCCGCTGACCAAGGAGCTGATCTACATCGCGGTGTCGACCGCGAACGGCTGCAGCTACTGCATCCACTCGCACACCGCCGCGGCGCGCGCCAAGGGCATGAGCGAGGCGCAGCACGGCGAGTTGCTCGCCGTGATCGGCATGGCGTCCGAGACCAACGCCCTCGTCACCGCGATGCAGATCCCGGTGGATCCCGAGTTCCAGGCCTGA
- a CDS encoding ABC transporter permease, which yields MTPISLGAADLALAAALVVLDAGLSLALRLDLHRQIALAAARMVVQLIGVGYLLRLVFALDDPRATLVLVLAMSLVAAREVAARPEQRFRGLVTEGIGLGGVLLATAATCGLALATAIRPTPWYDPRYAIPLAGIVLGSVLNAASLTLDSLLGGVRRERAAIEAQLGLGVPFAEAVAGPVRTAVRRGLLPVINQMSAAGIITLPGIMTGQILAGMDPVEAVKYQILLLFLLAGASGLAALATALLARRALTDDRQRLRLDRLA from the coding sequence GTGACGCCGATCAGCCTCGGCGCCGCCGACCTCGCCCTCGCGGCCGCCCTGGTGGTGCTGGATGCGGGCCTCTCGCTCGCCCTGCGCCTGGACCTCCACCGCCAGATCGCCCTGGCGGCGGCCCGGATGGTCGTCCAGCTGATCGGCGTCGGCTACCTGCTGCGCCTCGTCTTCGCCCTCGACGACCCGCGCGCGACCCTCGTGCTGGTGCTGGCGATGAGCCTCGTGGCGGCGCGCGAGGTGGCGGCGCGGCCCGAGCAGCGCTTCCGCGGCCTCGTCACCGAGGGCATCGGCCTCGGCGGCGTGCTCCTCGCCACGGCGGCGACCTGCGGCCTCGCCCTCGCGACGGCGATCCGCCCGACGCCCTGGTACGATCCCCGCTACGCGATCCCGCTCGCCGGCATCGTGCTCGGCTCGGTGCTGAACGCCGCCAGCCTCACGCTCGACAGCCTGCTCGGCGGGGTCCGGCGGGAGCGGGCGGCGATCGAGGCCCAGCTCGGGCTCGGCGTGCCCTTCGCCGAGGCCGTCGCGGGCCCCGTCCGCACGGCCGTCCGCCGCGGGCTCCTGCCGGTCATCAACCAGATGTCGGCCGCCGGCATCATCACGCTGCCCGGGATCATGACCGGGCAGATCCTGGCCGGCATGGACCCGGTCGAGGCGGTGAAGTACCAGATCCTGCTGCTGTTCCTGCTCGCCGGCGCGAGCGGCCTCGCGGCCCTCGCGACCGCCCTCCTGGCCCGCCGCGCCCTGACCGACGACCGCCAGCGCCTGCGCCTCGACCGGCTCGCCTGA
- a CDS encoding ABC transporter permease, whose protein sequence is MGPMRSALTIFWLGTKELRSVLRDTVMLGLVIYSFSLAILMQAQSSSQEVRNASVGIVDEDRSALSRRIAGAFLPPVFRRPQPLAERDIVPAMNAGRYTLVLDIPPNFERDLLDRRPAALQLDIDATAMVQAGLGASYAQQIILEEISGFLARAGRAGPAPVTLASRVAYNPNTETPWFTSVMGIINNVTMLAIILAGAAIVREREHGTLDHLLVMPVRPFEIAMAKVWANGAVILVAVAASVEIVVRRLLHVPIAGSVPLFLTGTAVYLFFATAVGLFLGTLARSMPQLGLLYLLVYLPLAMLSGSNTPLESMPAWLARILQASPTVHYVAFAQAILYRGAGFGVVWPRLVLIALMGGLFLVLALRRFRLAADAAARG, encoded by the coding sequence ATGGGCCCGATGCGCTCCGCCCTCACCATCTTCTGGCTCGGCACCAAGGAGCTGCGCAGCGTCCTGCGCGACACCGTGATGCTCGGCCTCGTGATCTACAGCTTCTCGCTCGCGATCCTGATGCAGGCGCAGAGCAGCTCGCAGGAGGTCCGCAACGCCTCGGTGGGGATCGTCGACGAGGACCGCTCCGCCCTCTCGCGCCGCATCGCCGGCGCCTTCCTGCCGCCGGTCTTCCGCCGGCCGCAGCCGCTGGCGGAGCGCGACATCGTCCCGGCGATGAATGCCGGGCGCTACACCCTGGTCCTCGACATCCCGCCGAATTTCGAGCGCGACCTCCTCGACCGGCGCCCCGCCGCCCTCCAGCTCGACATCGACGCCACCGCCATGGTGCAGGCCGGGCTCGGCGCCTCCTACGCGCAGCAGATCATCCTCGAGGAGATCTCGGGCTTCCTCGCCCGGGCCGGGCGGGCCGGGCCCGCGCCGGTCACCCTCGCGTCGCGGGTCGCCTACAATCCCAACACCGAGACGCCCTGGTTCACCAGCGTGATGGGCATCATCAACAACGTCACCATGCTGGCCATCATCCTGGCGGGCGCGGCGATCGTGCGCGAGCGCGAGCACGGCACCCTCGACCACCTGCTGGTGATGCCCGTGCGGCCCTTCGAGATCGCGATGGCGAAGGTCTGGGCCAACGGCGCGGTCATCCTCGTGGCGGTGGCGGCCTCGGTCGAGATCGTGGTGCGCCGGCTGCTGCACGTGCCCATCGCCGGCTCCGTGCCGCTCTTCCTAACCGGCACCGCGGTCTACCTGTTCTTCGCGACGGCGGTGGGCCTGTTCCTCGGCACGCTCGCCCGCTCGATGCCGCAGCTCGGCCTGCTCTACCTCCTCGTCTACCTGCCGCTCGCCATGCTGTCGGGCAGCAACACGCCGCTGGAGAGCATGCCGGCCTGGCTCGCCCGGATCCTGCAGGCCTCGCCGACGGTGCACTACGTCGCCTTCGCGCAGGCGATCCTCTACCGCGGGGCGGGGTTCGGCGTGGTCTGGCCGCGGCTCGTGCTGATCGCGCTGATGGGCGGCCTCTTCCTGGTGCTCGCCCTGCGCCGCTTCCGCCTCGCCGCGGACGCGGCGGCGCGCGGCTGA
- a CDS encoding DUF4186 domain-containing protein — MRSLDEVFDRLPHSAFRRRFGLGAAERDVLRRIGWAGMTAHARDFVARRLAPARPDRDGKQTPFRGHPVFVAQHATATCCRGCLAKWHRIPPGRPLTPAEQDHVVAALARWLRAQAPELGQAQELGQAPGAGSAPDASVDALPLFRQR, encoded by the coding sequence ATGCGGTCGCTCGACGAGGTGTTCGACCGGCTCCCGCACTCGGCCTTCCGGCGGCGCTTCGGCCTGGGAGCGGCCGAGCGGGACGTCCTTCGCCGGATCGGGTGGGCCGGGATGACCGCCCATGCGCGGGACTTCGTGGCGCGGCGCCTCGCGCCGGCCCGACCGGACCGGGACGGCAAGCAGACGCCGTTCCGGGGCCACCCCGTCTTCGTCGCCCAGCACGCCACGGCAACCTGCTGCCGGGGCTGCCTGGCGAAGTGGCACCGCATCCCGCCCGGCCGCCCGCTCACACCGGCCGAGCAGGACCACGTCGTGGCGGCCCTCGCGCGCTGGCTGCGCGCCCAGGCACCGGAGTTGGGGCAGGCGCAGGAGTTGGGGCAGGCGCCGGGCGCCGGGAGCGCGCCCGACGCCTCGGTGGACGCGCTCCCCCTGTTCCGGCAGCGTTGA
- a CDS encoding universal stress protein produces MVMRCILVPLAADLDPSPALDAAGRLARRLRAHVTVAYLAPTVEQVLAPLAGLPASSLTVSAIKEGQRLAAAQARERVAAWCGREGIPLADAPERLDATFLRWTEVEGDADHALTMLGRIHDLVVVGRPRAGTPFTEAAFDTALFAVGRPVLMVGEAVPDDLLRHVVIAWNGSLEATHLVAQSIALLHEADRVTVIEAETARSGETRLADLGAYLHWHGIQADSARVRLAPGETEGEGILAEAARRGATLLAMGAFTHSRVRQLLLGGVTRHVVARAEIPVLMAH; encoded by the coding sequence ATGGTGATGCGCTGCATTCTGGTGCCGCTCGCGGCCGACCTCGACCCATCGCCCGCGCTCGACGCCGCGGGGCGGCTCGCGCGGCGGCTTCGCGCCCACGTCACCGTGGCCTATCTCGCCCCGACGGTGGAGCAGGTCCTGGCCCCGCTCGCCGGGCTGCCCGCCTCCTCCCTGACCGTCTCGGCGATCAAGGAGGGGCAGCGCCTCGCCGCCGCGCAGGCGCGCGAGCGCGTCGCCGCCTGGTGCGGCCGGGAGGGGATCCCGCTCGCCGACGCGCCCGAGCGCCTCGACGCCACCTTCCTGCGCTGGACGGAGGTCGAGGGCGACGCGGACCACGCCCTGACCATGCTCGGGCGCATCCACGACCTCGTCGTGGTGGGGCGGCCGCGGGCCGGGACGCCCTTCACCGAGGCCGCCTTCGACACGGCCCTGTTCGCGGTCGGGCGGCCGGTCCTGATGGTCGGCGAGGCCGTGCCGGACGACCTGCTGCGCCACGTGGTGATCGCCTGGAACGGCAGCCTGGAGGCGACGCACCTCGTCGCGCAGTCGATCGCCCTCCTGCACGAGGCGGACCGCGTCACGGTGATCGAGGCCGAGACGGCCCGCAGCGGCGAGACCCGGCTCGCCGACCTCGGCGCCTATCTGCACTGGCACGGCATCCAGGCCGACTCGGCCCGGGTGCGCCTCGCGCCCGGCGAGACCGAGGGGGAGGGGATCCTGGCGGAGGCCGCGCGGCGCGGCGCGACCCTGCTCGCGATGGGGGCCTTCACGCATAGCCGCGTGCGCCAGCTCCTGCTCGGCGGCGTGACAAGGCACGTGGTGGCGCGGGCGGAGATCCCGGTCCTGATGGCCCATTGA
- a CDS encoding ABC transporter ATP-binding protein, translating into MSIAARGRTDAPAPGPGREREGPRGLQVEALRSPLAGPFDLSVAPGEIVTIAGPSGAGKSLFLRMIADLDVNCGRVRLDGRCRAAMPAPEWRRLVPYVAAESGWWGETGAAHFAPGRRGAAASLAARLGLPAGCLDGPVATLSTGERQRLALIRALVLTPPALLLDEPTGPLDPVATASVEAVLRERAAAGTIVLMVSHDSAQSGRLAARRLRMAGRRLEAVA; encoded by the coding sequence TTGAGCATCGCAGCACGGGGGCGGACGGACGCCCCGGCGCCCGGGCCGGGCAGGGAGCGCGAGGGCCCGCGCGGCCTGCAGGTGGAGGCGCTGCGCAGCCCGCTCGCCGGCCCGTTCGACCTGTCCGTCGCGCCCGGGGAGATCGTGACCATCGCGGGCCCCTCGGGTGCCGGCAAGAGCCTGTTCCTGCGCATGATCGCCGATCTCGACGTGAATTGCGGGCGCGTGCGGCTCGACGGGCGCTGCCGCGCGGCGATGCCGGCCCCGGAATGGCGCCGGCTCGTTCCCTACGTGGCGGCCGAATCCGGCTGGTGGGGCGAGACCGGGGCCGCGCATTTCGCGCCCGGGCGGCGCGGCGCGGCCGCCTCCCTCGCCGCGCGGCTCGGCCTTCCGGCCGGCTGCCTCGACGGCCCGGTCGCCACCCTCTCGACGGGCGAGCGCCAGCGCCTCGCGCTGATCCGCGCCCTGGTCCTGACCCCGCCGGCCCTGCTGCTCGACGAGCCGACCGGCCCCCTCGATCCGGTCGCGACCGCGTCCGTCGAGGCCGTGCTGCGCGAGCGGGCGGCAGCGGGGACGATCGTCCTGATGGTCTCGCACGACTCGGCGCAGAGCGGACGGCTCGCCGCGCGGCGCCTGCGGATGGCGGGCCGGCGGCTCGAGGCGGTGGCGTGA
- the rbbA gene encoding ribosome-associated ATPase/putative transporter RbbA has product MTRAAPDAGPVARVEGLSHRYGKRRALDAVTLSLPAGCVVGLIGPDGVGKSSLLAILAGARRIQQGRARVLGGDIADPAHRAAICPRVAYMPQGLGRNLYPDLSIRENILTFARLFGQAGPEREARIGALLAATGLAPFADRPAGKLSGGMKQKLGLCCALIHEPDLLILDEPTTGVDPLSRRQFWILIDRIRESRPGLSVLVATAYMQEAERFDWLVAMNAGRIVATGSAAALKRATGTHDIEAAFVALISDGAPPAPRAPAPPRPQGAGEPIITARGLTCRFGAFTAVDRVNFSIGRGEIFGFLGSNGCGKTTTMKMLTGLLPPSEGEALLFGRPLDPGDLATRKRVGYMSQAFSLYAELTVRQNLDLHARLFGLPAAAARARVAELIAECGLADHADHAAEDLPLGLRQRLSLAVAIVHAPDLLILDEPTSGVDPIARDQFWDLLTDLARRRGVTIFVSTHFMNEAERCDRIALMDAGRVLATDTPAGLIRARGAASLEEAFIACLEEAAAERGAAAGPPAWIAPREAPRAGPARAFSLRRLRACAIRETLELLRDRVRLGFAILGTSFLMLVFGFGISTDVNSLTFAVLDRDHSHASRAYLSALRGSPYFEERAPLADDAELARRLASGEIAAALEIPPHFGRDLAHGRPTEVGAWIDGARPFVAQTIRGYLSALNESALEDRLLRVPPRPGPPAEVALRFKYNQSFNSVYAMVPAQIALQLALIPAILMALAVVRERELGSITNLFVTPVTRLEFLVGKQLPYVALAMLNFGLMLAMAELVFRVPLKGSLATLAAGTLLYVTATTAYGMLVSTFARTQIAALFGTAILTVVPATMFAGMLVPVSSLAGGARVIGGLFPMTYYLPLSVGTFTKGLGLADLAPNLVALALFVPALTGLALLMLPRQER; this is encoded by the coding sequence ATGACGCGGGCCGCACCGGATGCCGGCCCCGTCGCCCGCGTCGAGGGGCTCTCGCATCGCTACGGCAAGCGCCGCGCCCTCGACGCGGTCACGCTGTCGCTCCCGGCGGGGTGCGTCGTCGGGCTGATCGGCCCGGACGGCGTCGGCAAGTCCTCGCTGCTCGCGATCCTGGCCGGGGCGCGGCGGATCCAGCAGGGCCGGGCCCGCGTGCTCGGCGGCGACATCGCCGATCCCGCCCACCGGGCGGCGATCTGCCCGCGCGTCGCCTACATGCCCCAGGGGCTCGGGCGGAACCTCTATCCGGACCTCAGCATCCGCGAGAACATCCTGACCTTCGCGCGCCTGTTCGGGCAGGCCGGGCCGGAGCGGGAGGCGCGCATCGGCGCGCTCCTCGCCGCGACCGGGCTCGCGCCCTTCGCGGACCGCCCGGCCGGCAAGCTGTCGGGCGGGATGAAGCAGAAGCTCGGGCTGTGCTGCGCGCTGATCCACGAGCCCGACCTGCTGATCCTCGACGAGCCCACGACCGGCGTCGACCCGCTCTCCCGCCGCCAGTTCTGGATCCTGATCGACCGGATCCGCGAGAGCCGCCCCGGCCTCTCGGTGCTGGTGGCGACCGCCTACATGCAGGAGGCGGAGCGGTTCGACTGGCTCGTGGCGATGAATGCGGGCCGGATCGTCGCCACGGGCTCGGCCGCCGCGCTGAAGCGGGCGACCGGCACGCACGACATCGAGGCGGCCTTCGTGGCGCTGATCTCGGACGGGGCGCCGCCCGCGCCCCGCGCCCCCGCGCCGCCGCGGCCGCAGGGTGCGGGCGAGCCGATCATCACGGCGCGGGGCCTGACCTGCCGCTTCGGCGCCTTCACGGCGGTCGACCGGGTGAACTTCAGCATCGGGCGCGGGGAGATCTTCGGCTTCCTCGGCTCGAACGGCTGCGGCAAGACCACGACCATGAAGATGCTGACCGGGCTGCTGCCGCCGAGCGAGGGCGAGGCGCTGCTGTTCGGCCGGCCGCTCGATCCGGGCGACCTCGCGACCCGCAAGCGGGTCGGCTACATGTCGCAGGCCTTCTCGCTCTACGCCGAACTCACCGTCCGGCAGAACCTCGACCTGCACGCGCGCCTGTTCGGCCTGCCGGCCGCGGCCGCGCGGGCCCGGGTCGCCGAGCTGATCGCGGAATGCGGCCTCGCCGACCATGCCGACCACGCGGCCGAGGACCTGCCCCTCGGCCTGCGCCAGCGGCTGTCCCTGGCGGTCGCCATCGTGCACGCGCCGGACCTGCTGATCCTCGACGAGCCGACCTCCGGCGTCGACCCGATCGCCCGCGACCAGTTCTGGGACCTCCTCACCGACCTCGCGCGCCGCCGCGGCGTCACGATCTTCGTCTCGACCCATTTCATGAACGAGGCGGAGCGCTGCGACCGCATCGCCCTGATGGATGCCGGCCGGGTGCTGGCGACCGACACGCCCGCGGGCCTGATCCGGGCGCGGGGCGCGGCGAGCCTGGAGGAGGCCTTCATCGCCTGCCTGGAGGAGGCCGCCGCCGAGCGCGGCGCCGCCGCGGGCCCGCCCGCCTGGATCGCCCCCCGGGAGGCGCCCCGGGCCGGGCCGGCGCGGGCCTTCAGCCTGCGCCGCCTGCGGGCCTGCGCGATCCGCGAGACGCTCGAACTCCTGCGCGACCGCGTCCGCCTCGGCTTCGCGATCCTGGGCACGAGCTTCCTGATGCTGGTCTTCGGCTTCGGCATCTCGACCGACGTGAACAGCCTCACCTTCGCGGTGCTCGACCGCGACCACAGCCACGCCAGCCGCGCCTACCTGTCGGCCCTGCGCGGGTCGCCGTACTTCGAGGAGCGGGCGCCGCTCGCCGACGACGCCGAACTCGCGCGCCGGCTCGCCAGCGGCGAGATCGCGGCGGCGCTGGAGATCCCCCCGCATTTCGGCCGCGACCTCGCCCATGGCCGCCCGACCGAGGTCGGCGCCTGGATCGACGGCGCGCGGCCCTTCGTCGCCCAGACGATCCGGGGCTACCTCTCGGCGCTGAACGAGAGCGCGCTGGAGGACAGGCTGCTGCGGGTGCCCCCGCGCCCCGGCCCCCCGGCCGAGGTCGCGCTGCGCTTCAAGTACAACCAGAGCTTCAATAGCGTCTACGCGATGGTGCCGGCCCAGATCGCGCTCCAGCTCGCCCTGATCCCGGCGATCCTGATGGCGCTCGCCGTGGTGCGGGAGCGGGAGCTCGGCTCGATTACCAACCTGTTCGTCACGCCGGTGACGCGCCTCGAATTCCTGGTCGGCAAGCAGCTGCCCTACGTGGCGCTGGCCATGCTGAATTTCGGGCTGATGCTCGCCATGGCGGAACTCGTGTTCCGCGTGCCGCTCAAGGGCAGCCTCGCGACGCTGGCGGCCGGGACCCTGCTCTACGTGACGGCGACGACCGCGTACGGGATGCTGGTCTCGACCTTCGCGCGCACGCAGATCGCGGCCCTGTTCGGCACCGCGATCCTGACCGTGGTGCCGGCGACGATGTTCGCCGGCATGCTGGTCCCGGTCTCCTCCCTGGCGGGCGGGGCGCGGGTGATCGGCGGCCTCTTCCCGATGACCTACTACCTGCCGCTGAGCGTCGGCACCTTCACCAAGGGTCTCGGCCTGGCGGACCTCGCCCCGAACCTCGTCGCCCTCGCGCTGTTCGTGCCGGCGCTGACCGGGCTCGCGCTCCTGATGCTGCCCCGGCAGGAGCGCTGA